A part of Paenibacillus donghaensis genomic DNA contains:
- a CDS encoding PhzF family phenazine biosynthesis protein, with protein sequence MVKVYTLDAFAHNHSGGNPAGVVLGADSLTADQMQQVAAKVGFSETAFMEESVRADYKLRYFTPGHEVDVCGHATIATFSLMFSQGQIRAGIYSLETGAGILEVNVQADGYIYLAQALPQFGDILDKLPIAESLRISPDALDADLPVQIVSTGLRDILVPVHSVDMLRRIEPDSAQIIEICRQHDAVGYHLFALDTPAGTTAECRNFAPLYDIPEESATGTSNGALLCYLYHHGRLSAEQAREVVLAQGYAMNQPSEIRGRLSVTADQHISKIEIGGIAANIQLISIDL encoded by the coding sequence ATGGTTAAGGTTTATACGCTAGATGCTTTTGCCCACAATCATTCCGGCGGGAATCCGGCCGGGGTCGTGCTCGGCGCAGATTCCCTGACAGCGGACCAGATGCAGCAGGTTGCAGCCAAGGTCGGCTTCTCGGAGACTGCCTTCATGGAGGAATCAGTGAGAGCCGATTACAAGCTGCGCTATTTCACACCTGGCCATGAGGTGGATGTATGCGGCCATGCCACGATTGCCACCTTCAGTCTGATGTTCTCGCAAGGGCAGATCCGGGCTGGAATCTACTCGCTGGAGACAGGTGCGGGCATTCTGGAGGTTAATGTGCAGGCAGACGGTTATATTTATCTGGCACAGGCGCTGCCGCAGTTTGGCGACATTCTCGACAAGCTGCCGATTGCCGAATCGTTGCGGATCTCTCCCGATGCACTGGATGCCGACTTGCCGGTACAGATTGTATCTACAGGGCTGCGCGATATTCTGGTGCCGGTCCATAGCGTTGATATGCTGCGGCGGATTGAGCCGGATTCTGCTCAAATCATTGAGATATGCAGGCAGCATGACGCAGTAGGCTACCATCTGTTCGCACTGGATACTCCCGCCGGGACTACCGCCGAGTGCAGAAACTTCGCCCCGCTGTACGATATTCCCGAAGAGAGTGCGACCGGGACCTCCAATGGCGCCTTATTATGTTATTTATACCATCATGGCAGACTGTCGGCAGAGCAGGCACGTGAGGTGGTTCTAGCTCAAGGGTATGCCATGAACCAGCCGTCGGAGATCCGCGGGCGCTTAAGTGTCACTGCCGATCAGCACATCTCGAAGATTGAGATCGGCGGAATTGCGGCCAATATCCAGCTGATTTCGATCGATTTGTAG
- a CDS encoding SpoVR family protein — protein MPESEIQALERSIAEITEIATGFGLDFYPMRYEICPADIIYTFGAYGMPTRFGHWSFGKTFHKMKSQYDFGLSKIYELVINSNPCYAFLLDGNSLVQNKLIVAHVLAHCDFFKNNMRFSMSNRDMVESMSATADRIADYSVTYGTEAVESFIDSVLAVQEHIDPSLIQPRKLGKTHLLEAKMKERKLTPPGSNRPANPYNELWDLDPNQAGPEEAPSSTRAFPPEPEKDIVWFIQQYSTALEDWQRDIMTMLHDEMLYFWPQMETKIMNEGWASYWHQRIMRELDLTSEETIEYAKLNSSVVQPSRQILNPYYLGLKIFEDIERRWDRDKMFEVRELESDISFIRSYLSKELVNDLDLYIFEKKGPEWKITDKAWEHVRDQLVLARVNGGSPYLVIQDADYERNGELLIIHRYESIELDLKYLERTLPHLYKLWGRTVHLQTVVEDKKALFTYDGKRVQRKFM, from the coding sequence ATGCCAGAGAGTGAGATTCAAGCGCTGGAGCGGTCCATCGCCGAAATTACCGAGATTGCCACCGGGTTCGGCCTGGACTTCTATCCGATGCGTTATGAAATATGCCCCGCCGATATTATCTATACCTTTGGTGCCTACGGCATGCCGACCCGGTTTGGACACTGGAGCTTCGGCAAAACCTTTCATAAAATGAAATCGCAATACGATTTTGGCCTCAGCAAAATTTATGAATTGGTCATCAACTCCAATCCGTGTTACGCCTTCCTGCTCGACGGCAACTCGCTGGTCCAGAACAAGCTGATCGTCGCGCATGTGCTGGCACACTGCGATTTCTTCAAGAACAATATGCGCTTCTCCATGTCCAACCGGGATATGGTCGAGAGCATGTCCGCCACCGCCGACCGGATCGCCGATTATTCCGTCACCTACGGCACCGAAGCCGTCGAGAGCTTCATCGATTCCGTGCTTGCCGTGCAGGAGCATATCGATCCCAGTCTGATCCAGCCGCGCAAGCTGGGCAAGACCCATCTGCTGGAAGCCAAAATGAAGGAACGCAAGCTCACCCCTCCCGGCAGCAACCGTCCGGCTAACCCCTACAATGAACTGTGGGACCTCGATCCAAACCAAGCCGGGCCGGAAGAAGCCCCCTCCTCCACCCGCGCGTTCCCGCCAGAGCCGGAGAAGGACATCGTCTGGTTCATCCAGCAATATTCCACCGCTCTGGAGGACTGGCAGCGTGACATTATGACCATGCTTCACGACGAGATGCTCTATTTCTGGCCGCAGATGGAGACGAAGATCATGAACGAAGGCTGGGCCTCCTACTGGCATCAGCGGATCATGCGCGAGCTGGATCTGACCTCCGAGGAGACGATTGAATACGCCAAGCTAAACTCCTCCGTGGTGCAGCCGTCCCGGCAGATCCTGAATCCCTATTATCTGGGGCTGAAGATCTTCGAGGACATCGAACGCCGCTGGGACCGGGACAAAATGTTCGAGGTGCGCGAACTGGAATCCGACATCTCTTTCATCCGCAGCTATCTGTCCAAGGAGTTGGTGAACGATCTGGACCTTTATATTTTTGAGAAAAAAGGCCCGGAATGGAAGATTACCGACAAAGCCTGGGAGCATGTGCGCGACCAGCTGGTGCTGGCCCGGGTCAACGGCGGTTCGCCGTACCTGGTGATCCAGGATGCCGACTATGAGCGCAACGGCGAGCTGCTGATCATCCACCGCTATGAGAGCATTGAGCTGGACCTGAAATACCTGGAGCGCACACTGCCGCATCTCTACAAGCTGTGGGGCAGGACCGTACATCTGCAGACCGTGGTGGAGGATAAAAAAGCGCTGTTCACCTATGACGGCAAGCGGGTGCAGCGGAAGTTTATGTGA